One Misgurnus anguillicaudatus chromosome 19, ASM2758022v2, whole genome shotgun sequence genomic region harbors:
- the pih1d1 gene encoding PIH1 domain-containing protein 1 isoform X1 — protein sequence METDTTLLNVELEEIKQEELYQQLLLQTMGKTQSDSSPCKVIRPQPGICVKTFSVSDKKKVFLNICQSQAVPPPPHLSQEELVELLESEDPTSYRVPMSLGEPHTEKDNSSQGCTVYDVVINEEFFQKCQKDELFQQFLIAVSLEGLENKYNLELSRDVKILKNRKFMGSVVEQNIRTKNKPVIQEINSKESHSLPSSAKRPEFCLMVEPPTGNAEHLIAEVQLPGVMSARSLVLDLGEDRLLLIARPSLYHLDIFFPLLIDQENSVAQYNTNTQVLTVTMPVMSS from the exons ACTATGGGAAAAACGCAAAGCGACAGTTCCCCTTGCAAAGTCATCCGTCCTCAGCCAG GCATTTGTGTAAAGACCTTCTCTGTGTCAGACAAAAAGAAAGTCTTTCTGAATATCTGTCAGTCACAGGCGGTACCACCCCCTCCTCATCTGTCCCAGGAAGAACTGGTGGAGCTACTGGAGTCAGAAGATCCCACAAGTTACAGAGTGCCTATGAGCCTCGGCGAACCCCATACAGAAAAAGACAACA GTTCGCAAGGCTGCACAGTGTATGATGTAGTGATCAATGAGGAATTTTTCCAGAAATGCCAG AAAGACGAACTGTTCCAGCAGTTTCTGATTGCAGTTTCCTTGGAGGGACTGGAAAACAAATACAACCTAGAGTTAAGCAGAG ATGTGAAGATATTGAAGAACAGAAAGTTTATGGGTTCTGTAGTAGAGCAAAACATTCGCACCAAGAACAAACCAGTTATCCAGGAAATTAACTCAAA GGAATCTCACTCATTGCCTTCATCAGCAAAGCG CCCAGAGTTTTGTTTAATGGTTGAGCCCCCAACTGGTAATGCAGAACATCTGATAGCTGAGGTCCAGCTACCTGGGGTG ATGTCTGCTCGCTCTCTTGTTCTGGACTTGGGAGAAGACAGGTTATTGCTTATTGCCCGACCGTCTCTTTATCACCTGGATATTTTCTTTCCCTTGCTTATTGACCAAGAAAACAGTGTTGCACAGTACAACACAAATACGCAG GTGCTCACTGTTACCATGCCAGTAATGTCTTCATAA
- the pih1d1 gene encoding PIH1 domain-containing protein 1 isoform X2 — MGKTQSDSSPCKVIRPQPGICVKTFSVSDKKKVFLNICQSQAVPPPPHLSQEELVELLESEDPTSYRVPMSLGEPHTEKDNSSQGCTVYDVVINEEFFQKCQKDELFQQFLIAVSLEGLENKYNLELSRDVKILKNRKFMGSVVEQNIRTKNKPVIQEINSKESHSLPSSAKRPEFCLMVEPPTGNAEHLIAEVQLPGVMSARSLVLDLGEDRLLLIARPSLYHLDIFFPLLIDQENSVAQYNTNTQVLTVTMPVMSS, encoded by the exons ATGGGAAAAACGCAAAGCGACAGTTCCCCTTGCAAAGTCATCCGTCCTCAGCCAG GCATTTGTGTAAAGACCTTCTCTGTGTCAGACAAAAAGAAAGTCTTTCTGAATATCTGTCAGTCACAGGCGGTACCACCCCCTCCTCATCTGTCCCAGGAAGAACTGGTGGAGCTACTGGAGTCAGAAGATCCCACAAGTTACAGAGTGCCTATGAGCCTCGGCGAACCCCATACAGAAAAAGACAACA GTTCGCAAGGCTGCACAGTGTATGATGTAGTGATCAATGAGGAATTTTTCCAGAAATGCCAG AAAGACGAACTGTTCCAGCAGTTTCTGATTGCAGTTTCCTTGGAGGGACTGGAAAACAAATACAACCTAGAGTTAAGCAGAG ATGTGAAGATATTGAAGAACAGAAAGTTTATGGGTTCTGTAGTAGAGCAAAACATTCGCACCAAGAACAAACCAGTTATCCAGGAAATTAACTCAAA GGAATCTCACTCATTGCCTTCATCAGCAAAGCG CCCAGAGTTTTGTTTAATGGTTGAGCCCCCAACTGGTAATGCAGAACATCTGATAGCTGAGGTCCAGCTACCTGGGGTG ATGTCTGCTCGCTCTCTTGTTCTGGACTTGGGAGAAGACAGGTTATTGCTTATTGCCCGACCGTCTCTTTATCACCTGGATATTTTCTTTCCCTTGCTTATTGACCAAGAAAACAGTGTTGCACAGTACAACACAAATACGCAG GTGCTCACTGTTACCATGCCAGTAATGTCTTCATAA
- the tnnt1 gene encoding troponin T, slow skeletal muscle isoform X2, translating into MSDIEEEYEEQAEEEEEEATEEAGTEQQDYSEYQDETQEEEEERPRPKPVAPQLAPPKIPEGERVDFDDIHRKRMEKDFLELQTLIDVHFEQRKKEEEELIFLKDRIEKRRSERAEQQRVRAEKERDRQTRIAEERQRKEDEEAKKRADDEAKKKKVLSNMGANFGGFLAKAEQRRGKRLTGREIKRKTLAERRSPLGIENLREDGLRQRAQEMWNWIYQLESEKFDLLDQMKRQKYEIVVLLNRISHAQKFKKVHGKGKVGGRWK; encoded by the exons ATGTCTGACATAGAGGAGGAATATGA AGAACAAGCAGAGG aggaagaggaggaagcTACAGAGGAAGCTGGAACag AGCAGCAAGACTACAGCGAATATCAAG ATGAGACTCAGGAAGAAG AGGAGGAAAGACCACGTCCCAA ACCCGTGGCTCCCCAACTGGCACCTCCAAAAATTCCAGAGGGTGAGCGGGTAGATTTTGAT GATATACACCGGAAAAGAATGGAGAAGGACTTCCTAGAATTACAGACTTTAATTGATGTCCACTTTGAGCAGAGGAAGAAGGAAGAGGAAGAACTGATTTTTCTAAAGGACAGAATT GAAAAGCGACGTTCAGAGCGAGCAGAACAACAGCGTGTTAGagcagaaaaagaaagagatagacagacaaggATTGCG GAAGAGCGTCAGAGGAAAGAGGATGAGGAGGCCAAGAAAAGAGCAGATGATGAAgccaaaaagaaaaaagttcttTCCAATATGGGGGCCAACTTTGGAGGCTTCTTAGCTAAG GCAGAGCAGAGAAGAGGGAAACGTTTGACTGGACGAGAGATCAAGAGGAAGACTCTCGCAGAGAGGCGCAGTCCTCTTGGCATTGAAAACCTGCGAGAGGATGGCTTGAG ACAGCGAGCTCAGGAAATGTGGAACTGGATTTACCAGCTTGAGTCAGAGAAATTTGATCTGTTGGATCAAATGAAAAGACAGAAGTATGAG ATTGTTGTTCTGCTGAACAGGATTTCTCATGCTCAGAAGTT taaaaaagtcCATGGGAAAGGAAAGGTTGGAGGTCGCTGGAAAtaa
- the tnnt1 gene encoding troponin T, slow skeletal muscle isoform X1, whose protein sequence is MSDIEEEYEEQAEEEEEEATEEAGTEQQDYSEYQDETQEEGEEEERPRPKPVAPQLAPPKIPEGERVDFDDIHRKRMEKDFLELQTLIDVHFEQRKKEEEELIFLKDRIEKRRSERAEQQRVRAEKERDRQTRIAEERQRKEDEEAKKRADDEAKKKKVLSNMGANFGGFLAKAEQRRGKRLTGREIKRKTLAERRSPLGIENLREDGLRQRAQEMWNWIYQLESEKFDLLDQMKRQKYEIVVLLNRISHAQKFKKVHGKGKVGGRWK, encoded by the exons ATGTCTGACATAGAGGAGGAATATGA AGAACAAGCAGAGG aggaagaggaggaagcTACAGAGGAAGCTGGAACag AGCAGCAAGACTACAGCGAATATCAAG ATGAGACTCAGGAAGAAGGTGAGG AGGAGGAAAGACCACGTCCCAA ACCCGTGGCTCCCCAACTGGCACCTCCAAAAATTCCAGAGGGTGAGCGGGTAGATTTTGAT GATATACACCGGAAAAGAATGGAGAAGGACTTCCTAGAATTACAGACTTTAATTGATGTCCACTTTGAGCAGAGGAAGAAGGAAGAGGAAGAACTGATTTTTCTAAAGGACAGAATT GAAAAGCGACGTTCAGAGCGAGCAGAACAACAGCGTGTTAGagcagaaaaagaaagagatagacagacaaggATTGCG GAAGAGCGTCAGAGGAAAGAGGATGAGGAGGCCAAGAAAAGAGCAGATGATGAAgccaaaaagaaaaaagttcttTCCAATATGGGGGCCAACTTTGGAGGCTTCTTAGCTAAG GCAGAGCAGAGAAGAGGGAAACGTTTGACTGGACGAGAGATCAAGAGGAAGACTCTCGCAGAGAGGCGCAGTCCTCTTGGCATTGAAAACCTGCGAGAGGATGGCTTGAG ACAGCGAGCTCAGGAAATGTGGAACTGGATTTACCAGCTTGAGTCAGAGAAATTTGATCTGTTGGATCAAATGAAAAGACAGAAGTATGAG ATTGTTGTTCTGCTGAACAGGATTTCTCATGCTCAGAAGTT taaaaaagtcCATGGGAAAGGAAAGGTTGGAGGTCGCTGGAAAtaa
- the tnnt1 gene encoding troponin T, slow skeletal muscle isoform X4 gives MSDIEEEYEEQAEEEEEEATEEAGTEEERPRPKPVAPQLAPPKIPEGERVDFDDIHRKRMEKDFLELQTLIDVHFEQRKKEEEELIFLKDRIEKRRSERAEQQRVRAEKERDRQTRIAEERQRKEDEEAKKRADDEAKKKKVLSNMGANFGGFLAKAEQRRGKRLTGREIKRKTLAERRSPLGIENLREDGLRQRAQEMWNWIYQLESEKFDLLDQMKRQKYEIVVLLNRISHAQKFKKVHGKGKVGGRWK, from the exons ATGTCTGACATAGAGGAGGAATATGA AGAACAAGCAGAGG aggaagaggaggaagcTACAGAGGAAGCTGGAACag AGGAGGAAAGACCACGTCCCAA ACCCGTGGCTCCCCAACTGGCACCTCCAAAAATTCCAGAGGGTGAGCGGGTAGATTTTGAT GATATACACCGGAAAAGAATGGAGAAGGACTTCCTAGAATTACAGACTTTAATTGATGTCCACTTTGAGCAGAGGAAGAAGGAAGAGGAAGAACTGATTTTTCTAAAGGACAGAATT GAAAAGCGACGTTCAGAGCGAGCAGAACAACAGCGTGTTAGagcagaaaaagaaagagatagacagacaaggATTGCG GAAGAGCGTCAGAGGAAAGAGGATGAGGAGGCCAAGAAAAGAGCAGATGATGAAgccaaaaagaaaaaagttcttTCCAATATGGGGGCCAACTTTGGAGGCTTCTTAGCTAAG GCAGAGCAGAGAAGAGGGAAACGTTTGACTGGACGAGAGATCAAGAGGAAGACTCTCGCAGAGAGGCGCAGTCCTCTTGGCATTGAAAACCTGCGAGAGGATGGCTTGAG ACAGCGAGCTCAGGAAATGTGGAACTGGATTTACCAGCTTGAGTCAGAGAAATTTGATCTGTTGGATCAAATGAAAAGACAGAAGTATGAG ATTGTTGTTCTGCTGAACAGGATTTCTCATGCTCAGAAGTT taaaaaagtcCATGGGAAAGGAAAGGTTGGAGGTCGCTGGAAAtaa
- the tnnt1 gene encoding troponin T, slow skeletal muscle isoform X3 yields MSDIEEEYEEQAEEEEEEATEEAGTEQQDYSEYQEEERPRPKPVAPQLAPPKIPEGERVDFDDIHRKRMEKDFLELQTLIDVHFEQRKKEEEELIFLKDRIEKRRSERAEQQRVRAEKERDRQTRIAEERQRKEDEEAKKRADDEAKKKKVLSNMGANFGGFLAKAEQRRGKRLTGREIKRKTLAERRSPLGIENLREDGLRQRAQEMWNWIYQLESEKFDLLDQMKRQKYEIVVLLNRISHAQKFKKVHGKGKVGGRWK; encoded by the exons ATGTCTGACATAGAGGAGGAATATGA AGAACAAGCAGAGG aggaagaggaggaagcTACAGAGGAAGCTGGAACag AGCAGCAAGACTACAGCGAATATCAAG AGGAGGAAAGACCACGTCCCAA ACCCGTGGCTCCCCAACTGGCACCTCCAAAAATTCCAGAGGGTGAGCGGGTAGATTTTGAT GATATACACCGGAAAAGAATGGAGAAGGACTTCCTAGAATTACAGACTTTAATTGATGTCCACTTTGAGCAGAGGAAGAAGGAAGAGGAAGAACTGATTTTTCTAAAGGACAGAATT GAAAAGCGACGTTCAGAGCGAGCAGAACAACAGCGTGTTAGagcagaaaaagaaagagatagacagacaaggATTGCG GAAGAGCGTCAGAGGAAAGAGGATGAGGAGGCCAAGAAAAGAGCAGATGATGAAgccaaaaagaaaaaagttcttTCCAATATGGGGGCCAACTTTGGAGGCTTCTTAGCTAAG GCAGAGCAGAGAAGAGGGAAACGTTTGACTGGACGAGAGATCAAGAGGAAGACTCTCGCAGAGAGGCGCAGTCCTCTTGGCATTGAAAACCTGCGAGAGGATGGCTTGAG ACAGCGAGCTCAGGAAATGTGGAACTGGATTTACCAGCTTGAGTCAGAGAAATTTGATCTGTTGGATCAAATGAAAAGACAGAAGTATGAG ATTGTTGTTCTGCTGAACAGGATTTCTCATGCTCAGAAGTT taaaaaagtcCATGGGAAAGGAAAGGTTGGAGGTCGCTGGAAAtaa